A region from the Lolium perenne isolate Kyuss_39 chromosome 4, Kyuss_2.0, whole genome shotgun sequence genome encodes:
- the LOC127293296 gene encoding SKP1-like protein 1, with protein sequence MAAEDKKITLKSSDGEQFEVDEAVAMESQTIRHMIEDDCADNGIPLPNVNAKILSKVIEYCSKHVQAADGAAAADGAPAPAPAVDLKNWDAEFVKVDQATLFDLILAANYLNIKSLLDLTCQTVADMKGKTPEEIRKTFNIKNDFTAEEEEEIRRENQWAFE encoded by the coding sequence ATGGCGGCCGAGGACAAGAAGATCACGCTCAAGTCCTCGGACGGCGAGCAGTTCGAGGTGGAcgaggcggtggcgatggagtcgCAGACGATCCGCCACATGATCGAGGACGACTGCGCCGACAACGGGATCCCGCTCCCCAACGTCAACGCCAAGATCCTCTCCAAGGTCATCGAGTACTGCAGCAAGCACGTCCAGGCGGCCGACGGCGCCGCGGCGGCGGACGGAGCTCCCGCCCCGGCCCCCGCCGTGGACCTCAAGAACTGGGACGCCGAGTTCGTCAAGGTCGACCAGGCCACCCTCTTTGACCTCATCCTCGCCGCCAACTACCTCAACATCAAGAGCCTGCTCGACCTCACCTGCCAGACCGTCGCCGACATGAAGGGCAAGACCCCCGAGGAGATCCGCAAGACCTTCAACATCAAGAACGACTTcaccgccgaggaggaggaggagatccgcAGGGAGAACCAGTGGGCTTTCGAGTAA